A stretch of Channa argus isolate prfri chromosome 16, Channa argus male v1.0, whole genome shotgun sequence DNA encodes these proteins:
- the tmed8 gene encoding protein TMED8 produces MERLEPTSELQSRLSSLSFSSFPGITSQQCDNRPLDRLQNTDLSQNFTQSQTDMDEAKGDSGPHSEGNKEAPAEPTLGEGGEENNSTGSCQLSTEMKAQMPPLKPPATWTSAALTELKAKLRTEKDSVVTVYRGDIMTVHVPTVPEAKKVCWEFATDGYDIGFGIYFDWSPVTNRSITVHISESSDDEDEEEELEAPVSNGDVEKGSKAQTNSNLAEILPVYRQDSHLSVQGGSHDFPGDGTYLLKFDNSYSLWRNKTLYYRVYYSA; encoded by the exons ATGGAGAGATTAGAGCCTACATCCGAGCTTCAGTCGCGgctgtcttctctgtctttctcgTCTTTCCCCGGAATAACATCCCAACAGTGCGACAACAGACCGCTGGACAG GCTCCAGAATACTGATCTTTCACAGAACTTTACCCAATCCCAAACGGACATGGATGAAGCCAAGGGGGATTCAGGGCCGCATTCAGAG gGTAATAAAGAGGCCCCTGCTGAGCCAACCCTGGGGGAAGGAGGTGAGGAGAACAACAGTACTGGGAGCTGTCAACTCTCCACTGAGATGAAAG CCCAGATGCCGCCCCTGAAGCCTCCAGCAACATGGACATCTGCTGCACTGACAGAGCTAAAGGCAAAGCTTCGAACAGAGAAGGACAGTGTGGTGACTGTGTACCGAGGCGACATCATGACCGTTCATGTGCCCACTGTTCCTGAGGCTAAAAAAGTGTGCTGGGAATTTGCCACAGACGGTTATGACATTGGCTTCGGCATATATTTTGACTGGAGTCCTGTCACGAACCGGTCTATCACAGTGCACATCAGTGAGTCaagtgatgatgaagatgaagaggaggagctggaag CACCTGTGAGCAATGGCGACGTTGAGAAGGGCTCAAAGGCACAAACCAACTCCAACTTGGCTGAAATCTTACCTGTATACCGGCAGGACAGTCACTTGTCCGTCCAGGGAGGGAGCCACGATTTTCCAGGTGATGGCACCTATCTGCTGAAGTTTGACAACTCCTACTCACTATGGAGAAATAAAACTCTTTACTACAGGGTTTATTACAGTGCCTGA
- the zgc:163014 gene encoding rab9 effector protein with kelch motifs encodes MGSLDFYVLWSLRDAPRQFISKTNRRCFQVHIPLPLPKQLVIFGLGEWKCSEQTTISVEVVVSAEVQPQKIGTLTSQTRCLTWEGDWTSDLVTEAAEKSRRGVYGKIVLTVCGEPQDKSSLFSTTSLLQSKCLFAEQHSTTDLSSILHENAGHEMINSNSSGLGDSVCYVEMQVNKIDSRDSTVGIKPQVWPTDKTPRRTVISKRGHLTWSSEDMDSLSEDTDRASTPKKKRLLRMNSQEEMTVQIKNENRQVSVNPSRRWSHTMCLSDPDTAILIGGETADQNYCEDWLWKHELDNDFWFPINSSAYGPVPPCAQGHSATYDPDSKSVFVYGGLREGQRYSELYILNTLTWKWKLVTAKGNVPSLAYHSAAFYKKELFVFGGVHPGHSSGDKFCSNALYIFNPEFELWYKPIVEGDRPLPRFGHSATLLAQRLIIFGGRKTATYLNDLHVLDLGFMEYTAVKCGNMPPLPRGFHAAVPVSDNRILVSGGCSAIGALHDVHIFNTDTNMWSSVASPLLSSKPRAGHSMISLGCSTLTDTEKHEQAENVTVHCTVLVFGGSDCSGAFYDDTVKCIMKIPGDK; translated from the exons ATGGGGAGCCTGGATTTTTATGTTCTTTGGTCTCTGCGCGACGCTCCTCGTCAGTTCATCAG CAAAACCAATCGAAGGTGCTTCCAAGTGCACATCCCACTGCCTCTTCCTAAACAGCTGGTCATCTTTGGTCTTGGAGAGTGGAAGTGCAGTGAACAAACAACAATCTCCGTCGAGGTTGTCGTCAGTGCTGAGGTGCAGCCTCAGAAAATTGGGACTCTGACATCTCAGACAAG GTGTCTGACCTGGGAGGGTGACTGGACTAGTGATCTAGTCACAGAGGCAGCAGAAAAGAGCAGGAGAGGAGTTTATGGCAAGATTGTGCTCACAGTTTGTGGAGAG CCACAGGATAAATCCAGTCTTTTCAGCACTACTTCTCTGCTTCAGAGCAAATGTCTGTTTGCAGAACAGCACAGTACAACTGATCTCTCCAGCATATTACATGAAAATGCAGGACATGAAATG ATAAATTCCAACTCCTCAGGTCTGGGCGACAGTGTTTGCTATGTTGAGATGCAGGTCAATAAAATTGACAGCCGTGATTCCACTGTGGGAATTAAACCACAGGTGTGGCCTACG GATAAGACGCCCAGACGTACAGTCATTAGTAAGAGAGGCCACCTGACATGGAGCTCTGAGGACATGGACAGTCTCTCTGAGGACACGGACCGAGCTTCAACACCCAAGAAAAAGAGATTGCTGAGGATGAACAGCCAAGAAGAAATGACAGTGCAGATAAAAAATGAGAACAGACAAG TTTCAGTGAATCCATCGAGGCGCTGGAGCCATACGATGTGTCTGAGTGACCCAGACACTGCCATCCTCATCGGAGGGGAAACAGCAGATCAGAACTACTGTGAAGACTGGCTGTGGAAGCATGAATTAG ACAATGATTTCTGGTTCCCCATAAACTCTTCTGCTTATGGACCTGTTCCTCCATGTGCCCAAGGACATTCTGCAACCTATGACCCAGACTCTAAGTCCGTCTTTGTGTATGGCGGCCTGAGGGAGGGTCAGCGCTACAGCGAGCTGTACATCCTTAATACTCTGACCTGGAAGTGGAAGCTTGTCACT GCTAAAGGAAATGTTCCCAGTTTGGCTTATCACTCAGCAGCTTTTTATAAGAAAGAGCTTTTTGTCTTTGGTGGAGTGCACCCAGGCCATTCTTCTGGGGATAAATTCTGCAGCAATGCTCTGTATATCTTCAACCCTGAGTTTGAACTCTGGTACAAGCCCATTGTGGAGGGTGACCGACCTCTGCCTAGGTTTGG ACACTCTGCCACCCTTCTTGCACAGAGGTTGATAATATTTGGTGGCCGAAAGACTGCAACCTACCTAAATGACCTACACGTCTTGGATCTAG GATTCATGGAGTACACAGCTGTGAAGTGTGGGAACATGCCACCGCTACCTCGAGG GTTCCATGCAGCTGTCCCAGTGTCTGACAACAGGATCTTGGTGAGTGGAGGCTGCAGTGCAATTGGAGCCCTGCATGATGTCCATATCTTCAACACTG ATACCAACATGTGGAGTTCAGTGGCATCTCCTCTGCTTTCCTCCAAGCCCCGTGCAGGACACAGCATGATAAGTTTGGGGTGCTCCACCCtaacagacacagaaaagcaTGAACAGGCTGAAAATGTCACTGTTCACTGCACAGTCCTGGTGTTCGGTGGGTCAGATTGCTCTGGTGCTTTCTATGACGACACAGTCAAGTGCATAATGAAGATTCCTGGTGACAAATGA
- the gstz1 gene encoding maleylacetoacetate isomerase isoform X1 encodes MHVSLRGLAKPVLHGYFRSSCSWRVRIAFALKGIEYDQVPVNLIRDGGQQLTEQYKELNPMQQVPAVEIDGVTLSQSLAVIQYIDETRPGPRLLPVDPIKRAQVRLISDLIASGIQPLQNLYVLQKIGAEKVQWAQHFIDRGFQALEPILRQTAGKYCVGDEISMADICLVPQVYNAERFKVDVSQYPLIKRLHQTLLEIDAFKMSHPSCQPDTPVDLRA; translated from the exons ATGCACGTGTCTTTAAGGGGTTTGGCCAAG CCAGTTCTTCATGGATACTTCAGAAGCTCCTGCTCATGGCGGGTGCGCATTG CTTTTGCTCTCAAAGGTATTGAATATGACCAGGTTCCAGTCAATCTCATCAGAGATGGAGGTCAGCAG cTTACAGAGCAGTACAAAGAATTAAACCCCATGCAGCAAGTACCTGCAGTGGAAATCGATGGAGTCACTCTTTCTCAGTCA CTCGCAGTCATTCAGTATATTGATGAGACAAGGCCGGGGCCTCGGCTTCTTCCGGTAGACCCAATCAAACGTGCGCAGGTTCGATTGATAAGTGATCTTATTGCCTCTGGAATCCAGCCCTTACAG AATTTGTATGTGCTCCAGAAAATAGGGGCAGAGAAAGTGCAGTGGGCTCAGCACTTCATTGATCGTGGTTTTCAAG CTCTAGAACCAATTCTGAGGCAGACAGCAGGGAAGTACTGTGTCGGTGATGAG ATATCCATGGCAGACATCTGTTTGGTTCCACAAGTCTACAATGCAGAGAG GTTCAAAGTGGACGTCAGCCAGTATCCACTTATCAAAAGGTTACATCAAACCTTACTTGAGATTGATGCTTTCAAAATGAGCCACCCATCTTGCCAACCAGACACACCTGTTGACCTGCGTGCTTGA
- the gstz1 gene encoding maleylacetoacetate isomerase isoform X2, with amino-acid sequence MATQTKPVLHGYFRSSCSWRVRIAFALKGIEYDQVPVNLIRDGGQQLTEQYKELNPMQQVPAVEIDGVTLSQSLAVIQYIDETRPGPRLLPVDPIKRAQVRLISDLIASGIQPLQNLYVLQKIGAEKVQWAQHFIDRGFQALEPILRQTAGKYCVGDEISMADICLVPQVYNAERFKVDVSQYPLIKRLHQTLLEIDAFKMSHPSCQPDTPVDLRA; translated from the exons ATGGCAACCCAAACCAAG CCAGTTCTTCATGGATACTTCAGAAGCTCCTGCTCATGGCGGGTGCGCATTG CTTTTGCTCTCAAAGGTATTGAATATGACCAGGTTCCAGTCAATCTCATCAGAGATGGAGGTCAGCAG cTTACAGAGCAGTACAAAGAATTAAACCCCATGCAGCAAGTACCTGCAGTGGAAATCGATGGAGTCACTCTTTCTCAGTCA CTCGCAGTCATTCAGTATATTGATGAGACAAGGCCGGGGCCTCGGCTTCTTCCGGTAGACCCAATCAAACGTGCGCAGGTTCGATTGATAAGTGATCTTATTGCCTCTGGAATCCAGCCCTTACAG AATTTGTATGTGCTCCAGAAAATAGGGGCAGAGAAAGTGCAGTGGGCTCAGCACTTCATTGATCGTGGTTTTCAAG CTCTAGAACCAATTCTGAGGCAGACAGCAGGGAAGTACTGTGTCGGTGATGAG ATATCCATGGCAGACATCTGTTTGGTTCCACAAGTCTACAATGCAGAGAG GTTCAAAGTGGACGTCAGCCAGTATCCACTTATCAAAAGGTTACATCAAACCTTACTTGAGATTGATGCTTTCAAAATGAGCCACCCATCTTGCCAACCAGACACACCTGTTGACCTGCGTGCTTGA
- the gstz1 gene encoding maleylacetoacetate isomerase isoform X3, which produces MHVSLRGLAKPVLHGYFRSSCSWRVRIAFALKGIEYDQVPVNLIRDGGQQLTEQYKELNPMQQVPAVEIDGVTLSQSLAVIQYIDETRPGPRLLPVDPIKRAQVRLISDLIASGIQPLQKIGAEKVQWAQHFIDRGFQALEPILRQTAGKYCVGDEISMADICLVPQVYNAERFKVDVSQYPLIKRLHQTLLEIDAFKMSHPSCQPDTPVDLRA; this is translated from the exons ATGCACGTGTCTTTAAGGGGTTTGGCCAAG CCAGTTCTTCATGGATACTTCAGAAGCTCCTGCTCATGGCGGGTGCGCATTG CTTTTGCTCTCAAAGGTATTGAATATGACCAGGTTCCAGTCAATCTCATCAGAGATGGAGGTCAGCAG cTTACAGAGCAGTACAAAGAATTAAACCCCATGCAGCAAGTACCTGCAGTGGAAATCGATGGAGTCACTCTTTCTCAGTCA CTCGCAGTCATTCAGTATATTGATGAGACAAGGCCGGGGCCTCGGCTTCTTCCGGTAGACCCAATCAAACGTGCGCAGGTTCGATTGATAAGTGATCTTATTGCCTCTGGAATCCAGCCCTTACAG AAAATAGGGGCAGAGAAAGTGCAGTGGGCTCAGCACTTCATTGATCGTGGTTTTCAAG CTCTAGAACCAATTCTGAGGCAGACAGCAGGGAAGTACTGTGTCGGTGATGAG ATATCCATGGCAGACATCTGTTTGGTTCCACAAGTCTACAATGCAGAGAG GTTCAAAGTGGACGTCAGCCAGTATCCACTTATCAAAAGGTTACATCAAACCTTACTTGAGATTGATGCTTTCAAAATGAGCCACCCATCTTGCCAACCAGACACACCTGTTGACCTGCGTGCTTGA